The Methylomarinum sp. Ch1-1 genome contains the following window.
CCACCAGCGCCTGTTCCCCCACTGCGCCGCCGTGGTCCATCATGGCGGCGCAGGAACAACGCACTCCGCCTCTCTCTGCGGCCGCCCCTCCATCGTCATCCCTTTTATGGACGAACAACTATTCTGGGGACAAACATTGGAAAAACTGGGTATCGCGCCGAAATCATTGTCGGCAAAACGCGCGACAGCCGCCGGGCTTGCCTCGCGCATCGACGTCGTACTCAGCAACCAAGCATTCAGCGAGCGCGCCTCATCGATAGGCGCAACAATCAGCGGCAGCCAGGGTGTTATGAAAGCGGTGCAGCTGATTGAACACGCAGCCGCCGACATCGTTCCCAAATGCGGTTGAGAATCGCTCATTGATTATCTCACCTCCGCATGCCCTCAGATCTCAGCCAATACAAGCATGCTATGCATATCCAGAAAAGGCTGTATAAGCACTGCGCATGATCAGCAATTTCCAGCTTGCGCATTTTAGCGGCCTTGCTCTTTTGAAAGAAGTATTAAAACCCCATGCCTGAGGATTAATGGGGATGGGCATACTTTACTGGTACAGTTTATGCGTGAATGGTTTTCTGAAAAATCCGGGCTAAAAATCAGAAATATGCGGAATAGTTACGATATGATGAGCATGTCAACTATTCGAAAATTGGAGTACAACAATGACTACTATCACAGACCCAGTAATTGGCCGTTGGTATAAGGATGTTGAAAACAATTTGACCTTCACCGTCGTAGCCATAGAAGAAGATAGCGACCTGATCGAAGTTCAATATCTCGATGGCGACATTGGCGAATACGACAACGAGACATGGTACAATTCGACTTTCGATTATATCGAGGAACCGGAGGATTGGAGCGCACCCTATGGCGAGATCGAACGCGACGACCTAGGTTATTCCGACACGGACAATCATAACTCTCCGGGCCAAGAAGACATCGATCTTTCCGACTATTACGACTAGGATATTGAAGACATGAAAATGAGTCCCCGGCAATTCCTTGACTGGGAATCCAAAAGCATCACCCTGCTGGCCATGTCCGGCGCCGGCAAAACCACATTGGCCAACAAACTTCCCAAGGACAAATGGTTCCATTATTCCGGCGATTACCGGATCGGCACCAAATATCTCTCTGAACCCATCCTGGACAACATCAAACGCCAGGCCATGGAAGTTCCGTTCCTGAGAAACCTGCTGCTTACCGACTCTATTTATATCTGCAATAACATTACCGTCGACAACCTGGCCCCGGTTTCCAGCTTTCTCGGCAAACTGGGAGACCCTGCGCAAGGGGGCTTATCCCTGACCGAGTTCAAGCGCCGCCAAGCCCTGCATCGCCAAGCTGAAATCGCGGCGATGCGGGATGTGCCTGATTTCATACAGAAAGCCGAAGACATCTATGGTTACAAACACTTTCTGAACGATGCCGGCGGCAGCGTCTGCGAACTGGACTGCCCGGAGGTGATCGAAGAGCTGGCCGAACACACGCTTATTGTTTATATCAAGATTCCTCCGGCGATGGAAAAAACCATTATCGAGCGCGCCAAGAGCGACCCTAAACCGCTTTATTACCGTGAAGCCTTTTTGGACGAAAAATTGGCTGAGTACATGGCCCTGCATAGCTATGACTGTACCGACCGCATTCAACCCGATGACTTTGCCAGCTGGGTCTTTCCCGAGCTATTCAAGTCCAGACTGCCGCGCTATGAAGCAATTGCCGACCGATACGGCTACACGGTTTCGGCAGACGATATCGCTCATGTAACCGGCGAACAGGATTTTCTGCAGATTATCGCAGATGCTATCGCCAAACAGTCCTAACAGGTCATACTATGCCTCTGGTTGCCCATACAGCCCTGCCAACGTTTCAGCGCCTAAAAGAAGAAGGCGAAGACATCCTCACGCCCGACCGCGCCAGTCACCAACATATACGCGAATTGCATATCGGCTTGCTTAACATCATGCCGGACGCAGCGCTGGAAGCCACCGAAAGACAGTTTCTTCGTCTGGTCGGCGCCTGCAATCAAATCGCCCAATTCCATGTACACCTATTCACCATCAACGGCCTGGCTCGCAGCCCTCAGGCCCAGGCCCATATAGACACTTATTACGAATCGTTCGCACAAATCAAGCAAGAGGGCCTGGACGCGCTGATCATCAGCGGCGCCAACGTCACCCATAATCACTTGCAAGACGAGGATTTCTGGCAGCCTCTGACCGAAGTTTTTGCCTGGGCCAAGGAAAATGTCACGTCCATACTCTGTTCCTGTCTTGCCACCCATGCGTTGATTCAATATTGTTATGGCATAGAACGCACGCGCCTGCCCGCTAAGCGCTGGGGCGTTTTTTCGCACAAGGTCTTGGATCGCAAACACCCGCTGGTTGCCGAAATCAATACCCGCTTCGATGTGCCCCACTCGCGCTTCAACGAAATTTTCCAAAACGACATGGAGCAACACGGGCTGAAGGTGCTGGTCGTCAGTCTGGAAGCCGGCGTGCATCTAGCCGTCAGTCCGGATGGTTTTCGCATCGTATTTTTCCAGGGCCATCCTGAATACGACGACATCAGCCTGCTAAAAGAATACAAACGCGAAGTGATTCGTTATTATCACGGCGAACGCAAGGATTATCCCCCCTACCCGGAACACTATTTCAACGAGACGGTCCGTCATGTCTTCGCCGAATATGAGTTACAAATCAAGACGGCTAAAGCCTCCGAACATGAGATGCCGCCATTCCCCGAAGCGGCGATCATCGAATATCTGGACAATACCTGGAGAGACTCGGCCAAGGCCGTCTTCAACAACTGGCTGGGCAAGGTCTATCAAATCACCAACCAAGCCAGACGCCTGCCTTTCATGGAAGGCATCGACCCGAATAATCCGTTAAACCTGTAAATGCATCAGCAATTTCTACAGCAAGCGATAGAACTGGCTTGTCAAAATGTCGTCGCCAACAGCGGCGGCCCTTATGGCGCCGTCATCGTCCATGATGGCCGTGTTATCGCCAGCAGCGGCAATAGGGTCACCCATGATCTCGATCCGACGGCGCATGCCGAAATCATGACGATCAGGGCCGCCTGTCAATTTCTTCAGGATTTCCAACTGACCGACTGTATACTCTACGCCAGCTGCGAACCCTGCCCCATGTGTCTGGGCGCCATTTATTGGGCCAGATTGAAGGAAGTCTACTATGCTAGCAACCGTTTGGATGCCGCAGCCGCAGGCTTTGACGACTGCTTCATTTATGACGAATTGGAAAAACACCCCGAACAAAGAAAAATTGCGATGCGTCAATTGACGATCGGCAATGCGCGCAGACCCTTCGAACTGTGGCGCGCTCAACAGGACAAGCTGCCATACTGAGATTGCCTAGGAGGGGGGAATTGACGACTATTTCTCCGCCGTTTCCGCCGCCGCTTCGGCCGCAGAAGGCTCGCTGGTAGCCGTTGCTTTTTTCACTTTCAACAACCAGCCATCCTGTCCACGGCAGCCGCCGTCTTTTGCCTTCGCCTCGATATGGATACGCGCATATTTGCCGCTGACCGAAGACGGCAATTTAGCGGTCACGACAAAAAAGTTCATCTTATCGACCACGTCAACCTCCATCGGCACTTTTCTAGCCTCGGCCTTGATTGTCGCGGGGTCGGCCCAGTTGGACACATGGAAGGATATCTTCGTTTCCGGCTCGACTTCGGACAAATGAGCCGGTTCGAAGGTTCTGAATCTCGGTTTCTTACATTTCTTGTCTTCGCTTTCCGAACTGTAGGCAAAAACATTGCCGGCCAGCAGCGCCATCCCCAACACAATTATCGTTTGCAAGCTTTTTGTAATTTTCATAATCAGCCTCTATAGTCTTAGTTCACTCCTCGACCTGAACTTTAATCACTTTCGTAAAACAATTCAACTTAGACAAAATTTGCTAGACCCAAAAATAAGCACTTGCTATGTTGCCGCGATCGCCTTCGCTGCATTATCGATACGTCTTTGTTGTGAACTCTTCGCCAGTCATGTTTACTAATAGTAAGTATTTAGCCTGCATCATCTCGTTATCCCGATATATCCAACAATCGATAGGGCCCCATCATGCTAATCAAGGAATCGCCGAACATCGCCAGCAGTGAGATAACCGATCAGTCCGTTTTTAAGGCCCGCCGACAGATTATCAAGGCTGCGATGGGCATCAGTGTCGCCAGCATGTTGCCAAACTCAGTAAGCGCGACGGACAAACGTTATCAAAACATTCCTGTCGGTCCTTATTCGCAAGATTTGCAGGTCACCGACTTTGAAGATGTCAGTCATTACACCAATTATTACGAGTTCACCACCAACAAGACCGACGCCACGGTATTGGCTCAGGGTCTGCAAACCTCGCCTTGGCAAGTAAAAATAGACGGCGAAGTGGATAAACCAGGTATTTATAATCTGGAGGACATCCTAAAAGACAATCCACTACAACAAAGAATCTACCGCTTTCGCTGCGTGGAAGCCTGGTCTATGGTCGTGCCTTGGATAGGCTTTCCGCTAGGCGAATTGCTGAAAAAATTTCAACCGACCTCGCGCGCCAAATTCGTAGAATTCACCACCTTATACAATCCAAGGGTCATGATTGGCCAGGGCGGCGACTCTCTGCCCTGGCCTTATCGCGAAGGTCTGCGTATCGACGAAGCGATGCATCCGCTGACTTTGCTGGCGACCGGCATGTATGACCAAGAACTCCCCAAACAAAACGGCGCGCCGCTACGCCTGGTCGTCCCCTGGAAATACGGCTTTAAAAGCATCAAAGCCATCGTCAGAATAAGACTATTGGAAAGTATGCCGGCAACGGCATGGAATCAACGCGCGCCGGGGGAGTACGGTTTTTACGCCAACGTCAATCCCGAAGTCCCTCATCCGCGCTGGAGCCAGGCTCGTGAACGAATGCTCGGCGCCAGTATTTTCACCCCAAAACGCAGGACCGAAAAATTCAACGGCTACGGCGAACAAGTCGCAGCACTCTACCGCGGCATGGATCTGAAAAAATTTTTCTGATGCAACCTAGCAAACAAGCATGGGGCCTGATCAAACTTGCCGTTTTTATTGTCTGCCTAACGCCGTTCCTGCTGTTGTGCCTGGACACCTGGCAGGATAATCTCGGCGCCAACCCGATCGAAGCCCTGCACATTAGGCTGGGCGACTGGGCTTTGCGATTTTTATGCCTCAATCTGTTTTTAAGCCCTTATAAACATCTGACCGGACAACATTGGGTCAACCGGTTTCGTCGCATGCTGGGACTCTATTGTTTTTTCTATGCTTTCATGCATCTACTGGTGTATATCGTTCTGGATCTGTCTTTATCATCACAAGCATTGCTCGATGAAATCCGGGAAAGCCCCTATATATTGTTCGGCCTGATTACCTTCGTCCTATTGTTGCCGATGGCGATGACCTCCAGCAAAAACATGCAAAGACGCCTGGGGAAAAACTGGAAAAGACTGCATAGCCTTATTTATCCGGCGGCGATAACGGCAGTGCTACACTATATCCTGCTCGTTAAATCGGATTTAAATGAGCCGTTGATCTATGCGGATATCGTATTGATACTCCTGGCTTACCGACTAATCAGGCATATCAAAAAACAGCGTATAATGGTGAAAACCAGCTAAGCGGACAAAAAAAAGGCAGCTAAAAATAACTGCCTATAAAAATTAGGAAAATATAGCGCAACTTTTAACTGTAAGACCCTAAAAGTTATAGTAAATAGTAGCAACGCATCAGGCAAATTAAAATGTGACATATTGTCGCATCTGTCCCCTCTTTATATATTATATTAATATCGCCTGTTTTAAATAATCCGCAATTGTTATTATTCAGCGTATTTTTATCAGAAGGAGTAGGCTATTGATTTATCGGGCTGTCTGCAACAGGACGTTGCAGTCAGAGCTTACATGGAAGTATTCACGCGTCCCGAGAAATCAATGGTCTACTCCCTAAACCCTGAAAGATACTGAATAGTTACCCGCAATTAAACTTAAATTAATGTTTTCACAAGTCCTGCCCAAATCCGAAATCTCCATACGAGAAAACCTCAAGTGGTTGTTTATTCTAAGGAATCTTATGATTTCCGCGGAAGCGCTATTAATTTTTCTGGCCACTTATGGACTGGGCATCAAGCTGCCGCAGGAACAATTATGGCTAGTGATATTGTCGATTGCCGCCGTAAATCTTTACACCTGGATGCGCCTGCAAACTGAGGAGGTAGTCACCGACCTGGAAATTTTTTCCCAGATATCGATCGATGTGCTTGCCATCGCCTCTCTGCTTTATCTGACCGGTGGCGCTTCCAACCCGATCATCTGGGTGTTTCTGTTACCGCTGATCATCACCGCGATCATGTTGCCACAGGCTTATGTCTGGAATATGGTGATACTGACCTCATCCATTTACACCGTGCTGATCGGCTTCAATATTCCGTTGCCGGCAATCGAACCGCATGTCCCCGACCCCAAGTTCCTGACGCCGGAAATGAGTCATCAACTGCATATGATGAGCGATAAGAATTATTTTAACCTGCATATTTTCGGCATGTGGTTCGGTTTTGTTTTCAGCGCCGGTCTGGTCGCCTTCTTCGTCGTTGAATTATCCAACACGCTAAAGGAAAGGGAGCGCAATCTGGCCGATGCCCGCGAAAGCGCGTTGCGCGACGAACGAGTCGTTTCGTTAGGTACGCTAGCCGCCAGCGCCGCGCACGACATGGGGACGCCATTAGGCACTATCGCGATCCTGACTCATGAGATACAACAGGAATTTCCCGAGCATCGATACCCGGATCTACAACAGAAAATGACTATCATGCAACAACAAATCGACCGTTGCAAAGAGGCGTTATCGGTGATGTCCGCCACGGCCGGCGAAATGCGCGCCGAATCGGGTAAAATCATGCTGTTAACTCAATATATCGACGAAGTGCTCAATCAATGGCGCGCCCATAACCCCTCGACAAAACTGAACCTGTTCGTTTCCCCGGATAATTATATGGAGGCCAGGATTATCGCCGAACGCACCCTGACTCATTCCATCATTAACATCCTCAACAATGCCGCCCAAGCCACGCCGGACCATGAAGGCATCGAATTCCACGCCAACTGGGACCGAGAATTACTGCATCTTAAAATCCGCGACTTCGGCCCAGGCTTACCGTCCGAATATCTAGACCTGGTCGGCCAGCAACCGGTCATCAGTAAAAAACAAGGCATGGGCGTAGGACTGTTCTTAACCTACTCCACAATCAAACGCCTAGGCGGTACAATACAGTTCAGCAACCTCGAAGCCGGCGGAGCCTGCATTGAAATCGCCCTGCCAATACTAGCGACGGAGACTCAAGATGACGACATTGGAGTCGGATAAACCACAATTATTATTAGTCGATGACGACGAAACATTTTGTTCGGTACTAAAACCAGCATTGGAGAAGAGAAATTTCCAAGTCAGCGTCGCCCATGACGTTAAAAGCGGCATCCTGTTGGCCGAGCAAACCGAGCCTGAATATGCGGTGATCGATTTGCGTATCGGCCACGATTCCGGCCTGGAAATGGTCAAGAAACTGATTTCATTGGACAGCAACACCCAAGTCGTCATCCTGACCGGCTTCGCCAGCATCGCCACCGCCGTCGAAGCGATCAAACTCGGTGCCATACACTATTTGACCAAGCCCGCCAATGCCGACGAAATCGTCAACGCCCTATTCAAAAATGAAGGCGACTCCTCGGTGGCCATCAGCGAAAACCCGCTGTCAATCAAGCGCCTGGAATGGGAGCACTTACAAAGGGTGCTGATGCAGCACGACGGCAATATCTCCGCTGCGGCGAGAGCACTGAATATGCATCGTAGAACCTTGCAGAGAAAGCTGGATAAGCGGCCGGTCAGGGAATAACGCCCCTAAGCTCTCAACGGCCAACCGCCTGATCGACCATGTCCCCTATTTGTTTGCCCGGCCTGACTTGGCCTTGATAAGTCAGCACCGTTCCCAGCGCGAACTCGCCCTTGGGAGTCTGCAGCTTCGTTTTCTGTTCCCAGGTCCACATGTGGCCCTGTTTTGAATCGATAATGAAAACCTTCGGCATGAAACTGCCGGACTGCCCGGTGCGGCCTCCTTCATGGAGGACTATTGCGTGATAACGGCCGTCCTCCTCGGCCTCGACCGATATCGGCAACAGAACCATTAAAAAAACTAGCATCCAGCTCCGGCGCAAGCCGGCCTTATTCAATACTCGTTTCATCGTATACCCCTCTCGTTCGGATAATCGGATTCCGGCATAGACCGAATCTTCATCGTGTCGATTGCCTAACGCTTTTCCCCAGACCCAACCGAAGTTTAGCTGCTTCGCTTCGTCTTGAGTTTCGCCTCATGCCACAGGCTATCGAGCTCTTCCAGCTTACAATCGCGCAGCTCGCGGTCCGAAGACTGCACCTGACGTTCGATATAATGAAAACGACGAGAAAACTTTTTCGTCGCCTCCTTCAGCGCGATTTCCGGATTCACTTTCAGATGGCGAGCCAAGTTGACAGAGATCAGCAATAAATCACCTACCTCCTCCTGAATATGCCCCTGATCGCCTGACTGCCAGGCTTCCTTGACTTCATCCAGCTCTTCAAGGACCTTATCGAACACCGGCGCGGTTTCCGGCCAGTCGAAACCGTGACTGGCGGCGCGATTCTGTATTTTTTCACATTGCACCAAGGCCGGCAACGTTTTCGCAACGCCATCCAGCACGCTATCATTGCCTTCGGGCTTGTTTTTCGCCTTTCTTTCTTCGGCCTTGGCCTCTTCCCAGGCCTGCTGCCGCTGCTCGTCGCTGTCGTATGAAGCATCGGCGAAAACATGGGGATGGCGACGGACCAGCTTCGCGCCGATCGCCGCCGCCACTTGCTCAAAATCGAACAGCCCTCGTTCTTCGGCGAGACGGGCATGAAAAACCACTTGTAACAACAAGTCACCTAGTTCCGCGCACAGATCATCCAGATCGTTTCGTTCGATCGCATCGGCGACCTCGTAGGCTTCCTCGATGGTATAGGGGATCAAACTATAAAAATCCTGTTTCAGATCCCACGGACACCCCTCTTGCGGATGGCGCAGCCGCGCCATGATCGCCAACAGTTTTTCGGTATGCGTTAAACTCAAAATGACGTTCCGAAGTTTTCGATATAACGTTCCTTAAAGGATTCCAGCGAGAAAAAATGGTTCTGCGTGCCGTTATGTTCGATCTTAATCGCGCCCAGCAGAGAAGCAATGCGTCCGGTAGTCTCCCAGTCATATTCATTGATCAAACCATACAATAGACCGGCGCGAAAGGCATCGCCACAACCGGTCGGGTCCATTAACGCCTTCGGCTTCGCGGCCGGAATATCGAGACAACGACCGTCGGTATAGATTTTAGAACCTTTGCCACCCAGCGTGATAATCAAGGCGTCGACTTTTTCCGCCAATTGCTCCAGTGTCAGACCGGTCCGCTCCTGCATCAATTCCGATTCATAATCGTTGAAGGTGGCGTAACTGGCCAGGTCCATGAAGCGCAACAATTCGACGTCATTGAACATCGGCATGCCTTGACCGGGATCGAAGATGAAGGGAATGCCCTGTTCGGCGAATTGTTCGGCGTGCAACTGCATGCCTTCCTTGCCGTCCGGCGAGACGATACCGAGGCAGATACCGGCATCTTCAGGCACCGAATTCACATGCGAGTCGTTCATCGCCCCCGGGTGAAAGGCGGTAATCTGATTATCTTCCTCGTCGGTGGTGATATAAGCCTGACCTGTGTAATTATCATCCAGGATTTTGATATATTCACTGGAAATTCCACACTGACTTAGCCATTGCGCATAAGGTTCAAAGTCATGACCTACGGTCGCCATAATCACCGGCTCCTCTCCCAGCAACTTCATGTTATAGGCGATATTACCCGCACAGCCGCCATATTCCCTACGCATCACCGGCACCAGAAATGAGACGTTTAGAATGTGGACTTTTTCCGGCAGAATGTGATTTTTGAACTTGTCATGAAAGACCATGATCGTGTCATATGCCATGGACCCACAAATTAATGCACTCATCTATATTCCCCTTAAACTAAAATCATTATCCAAGTCACCGCCGCCCAGGCCAACGTCAAGAAAACCGCGGCCGAACCGATATCTTTGGCGCGTCCCGATAATTCATGATGCTCCAAGCCTACCCGATCCACTACCGATTCCACCGCGGAATTCAACAGCTCGGTCACCAACACCAAAATCATGCTGCCTATCAGCAGCAGCCTTTCAATATTGTTTTCACCTAGCCACACGGCTAGCGGCGCCGTTACCAGGAATAATAACACTTCTTGCCTAAATGCTTCTTCATGCTGCCAGCTCGCCTTGAATCCGGCCAGGGAAAAAAAGAACGCATTGAAGATTCGTTTAATTCCCTTCGTATTATGATTTGCCATGTTCTGTATCATCGTTTATTCGGACAGACGCCTCCCCTGACGACTGTGAATTATTTAACTTATTCTTCCAGCATCTGACTGTAGGCCTCGGCATTCATCAGCTGCTCGAGTTCGGCCGGATCACTCGCCTTGATCGCGAACAACCACGTCTGGAAAGCATCTTCATTGACCTGTTCCGGTTCGTCGTTAACTGTTTCGTTGATCTCCACTACCTCACCTGCGACCGGACTATACAAGTCCGAGGCGGTTTTGACCGATTCCACCACCGCGCATTGCTCCCCTTGCTTTAAGTGCCGGCCCAGTT
Protein-coding sequences here:
- a CDS encoding DUF6763 family protein; this translates as MTTITDPVIGRWYKDVENNLTFTVVAIEEDSDLIEVQYLDGDIGEYDNETWYNSTFDYIEEPEDWSAPYGEIERDDLGYSDTDNHNSPGQEDIDLSDYYD
- a CDS encoding ATPase, translating into MKMSPRQFLDWESKSITLLAMSGAGKTTLANKLPKDKWFHYSGDYRIGTKYLSEPILDNIKRQAMEVPFLRNLLLTDSIYICNNITVDNLAPVSSFLGKLGDPAQGGLSLTEFKRRQALHRQAEIAAMRDVPDFIQKAEDIYGYKHFLNDAGGSVCELDCPEVIEELAEHTLIVYIKIPPAMEKTIIERAKSDPKPLYYREAFLDEKLAEYMALHSYDCTDRIQPDDFASWVFPELFKSRLPRYEAIADRYGYTVSADDIAHVTGEQDFLQIIADAIAKQS
- the metA gene encoding homoserine O-succinyltransferase MetA; its protein translation is MPLVAHTALPTFQRLKEEGEDILTPDRASHQHIRELHIGLLNIMPDAALEATERQFLRLVGACNQIAQFHVHLFTINGLARSPQAQAHIDTYYESFAQIKQEGLDALIISGANVTHNHLQDEDFWQPLTEVFAWAKENVTSILCSCLATHALIQYCYGIERTRLPAKRWGVFSHKVLDRKHPLVAEINTRFDVPHSRFNEIFQNDMEQHGLKVLVVSLEAGVHLAVSPDGFRIVFFQGHPEYDDISLLKEYKREVIRYYHGERKDYPPYPEHYFNETVRHVFAEYELQIKTAKASEHEMPPFPEAAIIEYLDNTWRDSAKAVFNNWLGKVYQITNQARRLPFMEGIDPNNPLNL
- a CDS encoding nucleoside deaminase, which translates into the protein MHQQFLQQAIELACQNVVANSGGPYGAVIVHDGRVIASSGNRVTHDLDPTAHAEIMTIRAACQFLQDFQLTDCILYASCEPCPMCLGAIYWARLKEVYYASNRLDAAAAGFDDCFIYDELEKHPEQRKIAMRQLTIGNARRPFELWRAQQDKLPY
- the msrP gene encoding protein-methionine-sulfoxide reductase catalytic subunit MsrP translates to MLIKESPNIASSEITDQSVFKARRQIIKAAMGISVASMLPNSVSATDKRYQNIPVGPYSQDLQVTDFEDVSHYTNYYEFTTNKTDATVLAQGLQTSPWQVKIDGEVDKPGIYNLEDILKDNPLQQRIYRFRCVEAWSMVVPWIGFPLGELLKKFQPTSRAKFVEFTTLYNPRVMIGQGGDSLPWPYREGLRIDEAMHPLTLLATGMYDQELPKQNGAPLRLVVPWKYGFKSIKAIVRIRLLESMPATAWNQRAPGEYGFYANVNPEVPHPRWSQARERMLGASIFTPKRRTEKFNGYGEQVAALYRGMDLKKFF
- a CDS encoding sulfite oxidase heme-binding subunit YedZ; the encoded protein is MQPSKQAWGLIKLAVFIVCLTPFLLLCLDTWQDNLGANPIEALHIRLGDWALRFLCLNLFLSPYKHLTGQHWVNRFRRMLGLYCFFYAFMHLLVYIVLDLSLSSQALLDEIRESPYILFGLITFVLLLPMAMTSSKNMQRRLGKNWKRLHSLIYPAAITAVLHYILLVKSDLNEPLIYADIVLILLAYRLIRHIKKQRIMVKTS
- a CDS encoding ATP-binding protein, yielding MFSQVLPKSEISIRENLKWLFILRNLMISAEALLIFLATYGLGIKLPQEQLWLVILSIAAVNLYTWMRLQTEEVVTDLEIFSQISIDVLAIASLLYLTGGASNPIIWVFLLPLIITAIMLPQAYVWNMVILTSSIYTVLIGFNIPLPAIEPHVPDPKFLTPEMSHQLHMMSDKNYFNLHIFGMWFGFVFSAGLVAFFVVELSNTLKERERNLADARESALRDERVVSLGTLAASAAHDMGTPLGTIAILTHEIQQEFPEHRYPDLQQKMTIMQQQIDRCKEALSVMSATAGEMRAESGKIMLLTQYIDEVLNQWRAHNPSTKLNLFVSPDNYMEARIIAERTLTHSIINILNNAAQATPDHEGIEFHANWDRELLHLKIRDFGPGLPSEYLDLVGQQPVISKKQGMGVGLFLTYSTIKRLGGTIQFSNLEAGGACIEIALPILATETQDDDIGVG
- a CDS encoding response regulator transcription factor, yielding MTTLESDKPQLLLVDDDETFCSVLKPALEKRNFQVSVAHDVKSGILLAEQTEPEYAVIDLRIGHDSGLEMVKKLISLDSNTQVVILTGFASIATAVEAIKLGAIHYLTKPANADEIVNALFKNEGDSSVAISENPLSIKRLEWEHLQRVLMQHDGNISAAARALNMHRRTLQRKLDKRPVRE
- the mazG gene encoding nucleoside triphosphate pyrophosphohydrolase, whose amino-acid sequence is MSLTHTEKLLAIMARLRHPQEGCPWDLKQDFYSLIPYTIEEAYEVADAIERNDLDDLCAELGDLLLQVVFHARLAEERGLFDFEQVAAAIGAKLVRRHPHVFADASYDSDEQRQQAWEEAKAEERKAKNKPEGNDSVLDGVAKTLPALVQCEKIQNRAASHGFDWPETAPVFDKVLEELDEVKEAWQSGDQGHIQEEVGDLLLISVNLARHLKVNPEIALKEATKKFSRRFHYIERQVQSSDRELRDCKLEELDSLWHEAKLKTKRSS
- a CDS encoding carbohydrate kinase family protein; this translates as MSALICGSMAYDTIMVFHDKFKNHILPEKVHILNVSFLVPVMRREYGGCAGNIAYNMKLLGEEPVIMATVGHDFEPYAQWLSQCGISSEYIKILDDNYTGQAYITTDEEDNQITAFHPGAMNDSHVNSVPEDAGICLGIVSPDGKEGMQLHAEQFAEQGIPFIFDPGQGMPMFNDVELLRFMDLASYATFNDYESELMQERTGLTLEQLAEKVDALIITLGGKGSKIYTDGRCLDIPAAKPKALMDPTGCGDAFRAGLLYGLINEYDWETTGRIASLLGAIKIEHNGTQNHFFSLESFKERYIENFGTSF
- a CDS encoding diacylglycerol kinase, whose product is MANHNTKGIKRIFNAFFFSLAGFKASWQHEEAFRQEVLLFLVTAPLAVWLGENNIERLLLIGSMILVLVTELLNSAVESVVDRVGLEHHELSGRAKDIGSAAVFLTLAWAAVTWIMILV
- the gcvH gene encoding glycine cleavage system protein GcvH produces the protein MTEMPENLKYAKTHEWARLETDNIVRVGITDFAQSELGDLVFVELPELGRHLKQGEQCAVVESVKTASDLYSPVAGEVVEINETVNDEPEQVNEDAFQTWLFAIKASDPAELEQLMNAEAYSQMLEE